A region from the Vicia villosa cultivar HV-30 ecotype Madison, WI unplaced genomic scaffold, Vvil1.0 ctg.003747F_1_1, whole genome shotgun sequence genome encodes:
- the LOC131641437 gene encoding uncharacterized protein LOC131641437, protein MMQGMQGQQPPTQVPVPQAAAGPDFRAFFRMEPPEFVGGLDSLLAHDWLAGMERVFQAIQCTEEEKVIFATQKMKGPALRWWNTASTYFATQEIPKDWQHFKVAFLEKYFPNSVRTQKEREFQNFKQGDMSVSEYVENYAPDELWKIDQFMMGLRADIAHSVSQREFTTYAECLRQCYVAENSLKRVQEGRNQNRANFREQGRSTQHLRPRNPPPKKKQAYGDQSAQPPHYRKCGRKHTGECKYASVTCFRCGEQGHIAP, encoded by the coding sequence atgatgcaaggcatgcagggACAACAACCTCCTACTCAAGTTCCCGTTCCTCAAGCTGCAGCTGGACCAGATTTTCGTGCCTTCTTCAGGATGGAACCTCCAGAGTTTGTTGGCGGACTTGATTCTCTTTTGGCTCATGACTGGTTAGCTGGTATGGAAAGGGTGTTCCAAGCTATTCAGTGTACTGAAGAAGAAAAGGTGATCTTTGCTACCCAGAAGATGAAGGGACCggctcttaggtggtggaacactgcatCTACCTATTTCGCCACACAAGAAATTCCTAAGGATTGGCAACACTTCAAAGTGGCATTCTTGGAGAAGTATTTCCCTAATAGTGTGAGGACTCAGAAGGAGCGAGAATTCCAGAACTTCAAGCAAGGTGACATGTCTGTTTCAGAATATGTAGAGAATTATGCTCCAGATGAATTATGGAAGATTGaccagttcatgatgggtttgagggccgacattgctcatagtgtTTCCCAGAGAGAGTTCACCACTTATGCTGAGTGTTTGAGGCAATGCTATGTTGCCGAAAACAGTTTGAAGAGGGTTCAAGAAGGGAGGAACCAGAACAGGGCTAATTTTAGGGAGCAAGGAAGATCTACTCAACACTTGAGGCCCCGTAATCctccaccaaagaagaagcaggcTTATGGTGACCAATCAGCTCAACCGCCCCATTATCGCAAGTGTGGTAGGAAGCATACCGGAGAGTGCAAGTACGCTTCAGTGACTTGTTTTAGATGTGGCGAGCAGGGCCACATAGCTCCATAA